A single Tenacibaculum sp. Bg11-29 DNA region contains:
- a CDS encoding site-specific integrase, translating to MNFSLQLRSYKKLNNTQAIRLRLSTSSKDSQYIDTKISVMKNQWDHKKQKIKRHPLEDKFNAILNALQIEIQSIYFKNKGVSAKRLLQVYIGLKGIDQESFLDFYQTKIDEMKLKNKIRSAKTYQNYYNQLKKYSSSLSFSDVDHNFMHSYDIHMLKKGNSVNTVSNNLRAIITVGNRAKEAGLIEVNKASGYKLNYKNVEKETLTLEEIQKIIDLELEDRYKSLIISKDLFLFCFYTAGMRFSDMSKLKWNNIVENEIVYTMSKSKERVGAVRRIPLNPKSIAILEKYKNKNSTFVFPVLYGFDNKKPEEIENRIMTKNNNYNVAIKNVAKRCGIDKKISMHVGKHSFADYAVKQDVNLLIISKLLGHSRLTTTQHYLKDFYQKEEGDAINKLFGGSLT from the coding sequence ATGAATTTTTCGTTACAATTAAGAAGTTATAAGAAGCTAAATAACACCCAAGCAATTCGGTTACGTCTTTCTACATCCTCTAAAGATTCGCAATACATAGATACTAAAATATCTGTTATGAAAAATCAATGGGATCATAAAAAGCAAAAAATAAAAAGACACCCTTTAGAAGATAAATTTAATGCAATATTAAATGCATTACAAATTGAAATTCAATCTATTTATTTTAAAAATAAAGGTGTTTCAGCTAAAAGACTTCTACAAGTTTACATTGGCTTGAAAGGAATTGACCAAGAATCTTTTTTAGATTTTTATCAAACAAAAATTGATGAAATGAAATTAAAGAATAAAATTAGATCGGCTAAAACTTATCAGAATTATTACAATCAGTTAAAAAAATACTCATCTTCTCTTTCTTTCTCTGATGTAGATCATAATTTTATGCATTCCTACGATATTCATATGTTAAAAAAAGGAAATAGTGTAAATACAGTATCAAACAATTTAAGGGCAATAATTACAGTAGGTAATAGAGCGAAAGAAGCAGGTTTAATTGAAGTGAATAAAGCTAGTGGGTATAAATTAAATTATAAAAATGTTGAAAAAGAAACGTTAACGTTAGAAGAGATTCAAAAAATTATTGATTTAGAGTTAGAGGATAGGTATAAATCACTGATTATATCTAAAGATTTATTTCTTTTTTGTTTTTATACAGCAGGGATGCGTTTTTCTGATATGAGTAAATTAAAATGGAATAATATTGTTGAGAATGAAATTGTTTATACAATGAGTAAATCTAAAGAGCGTGTTGGTGCAGTTCGTAGAATACCATTAAATCCTAAATCAATTGCAATTTTAGAAAAATATAAAAATAAAAACTCAACATTTGTTTTTCCTGTTTTATACGGTTTTGATAACAAAAAACCAGAAGAAATTGAAAATAGAATAATGACAAAAAATAACAATTATAATGTAGCAATAAAAAATGTAGCTAAACGGTGTGGTATTGATAAAAAGATATCTATGCATGTAGGGAAACATTCATTTGCTGATTATGCAGTAAAACAAGATGTTAATTTGTTAATTATTTCAAAGTTATTAGGGCATAGTAGATTAACAACTACTCAACATTATTTAAAAGATTTTTATCAAAAAGAAGAGGGTGATGCTATCAATAAATTGTTTGGAGGGTCTTTAACTTAG
- a CDS encoding PhoH family protein → MNERIIEITEIDPNDFFGAQNSTITQLKKYFPKVKIVARGNQLKIYGESEILDEFEKRIEMLIKYYNKYNKLDENSIERVLTSTGKEEEIRKSGKIEGVLVHGVNGKLIKPQTANQRKMVDLMGKNDMLFAVGPAGTGKTYTAVALAVKALKEKEVRRIILTRPAVESGENLGFLPGDLKEKLDPYMQPLYDALRDMIPHEKLESHLEKGIIQIAPLAFMRGRTLDNAFVILDEAQNTTHNQMKMFLTRMGMHAKFIITGDPGQIDLPRKQVSGLKESLLALKDIKGIAMVYLDDKDVVRHRLIKSIIKAYKSIETE, encoded by the coding sequence TTGAACGAACGTATCATTGAAATAACAGAAATCGACCCAAATGATTTCTTTGGAGCACAGAATAGTACAATTACTCAGTTGAAAAAATATTTCCCAAAAGTTAAAATTGTAGCTAGAGGAAATCAACTTAAAATCTATGGAGAATCAGAAATTCTAGATGAGTTTGAGAAACGTATAGAAATGCTAATAAAATACTATAACAAGTATAATAAATTAGATGAAAATAGTATCGAACGTGTTTTAACATCAACCGGAAAAGAAGAAGAAATTCGTAAGTCAGGTAAGATTGAAGGGGTTTTGGTTCATGGAGTTAATGGTAAATTAATAAAACCACAAACAGCCAATCAGCGTAAAATGGTTGATTTAATGGGGAAAAATGATATGCTTTTTGCAGTAGGTCCAGCAGGAACAGGTAAAACCTATACCGCAGTTGCTTTAGCAGTTAAAGCATTAAAGGAAAAAGAGGTTCGAAGAATAATATTAACTCGACCCGCTGTTGAATCTGGAGAAAATTTAGGTTTTTTACCAGGAGATTTAAAAGAAAAATTAGATCCGTATATGCAACCTTTATATGATGCGTTAAGAGATATGATACCGCATGAAAAATTAGAGTCACATTTAGAAAAAGGAATCATACAAATAGCACCTTTAGCATTTATGCGTGGTCGTACCTTAGATAACGCTTTTGTTATTTTAGATGAAGCCCAGAATACAACGCATAATCAAATGAAAATGTTTTTAACCAGAATGGGAATGCACGCTAAGTTTATTATTACTGGAGACCCTGGTCAAATAGATTTACCGCGTAAACAAGTTTCTGGGTTAAAAGAATCATTACTAGCTTTAAAAGATATTAAAGGAATTGCAATGGTTTATTTAGATGATAAAGATGTAGTTCGTCACCGATTGATAAAAAGTATCATTAAAGCCTATAAGAGTATAGAGACAGAGTAG
- a CDS encoding S-adenosyl-l-methionine hydroxide adenosyltransferase family protein, translating into MSFITLTTDFGTKDHFVGAVKGAIYSELPDAKIVDITHHITPFNITETAYILKNTYKSFPDKTIHIVGVDSELSVDNKHIAIELDNHYFICPDNGLIAMIAAEIKPTKIVEINIHNHIETSFPVLDVFVQVASHIARGGSLNVIGKEITSYKDSIEIRPKVNKLQTVIIGGIIYIDNYGNVITNINRKLFNTIGKGRDFTIVARRYTFKKIYNRYNEIVDYSVPKEKRSYDGGKLAIFNSAGFLEIAIYRSNLNTVGGASTLLGLAYRDTITIEFETAETPEFTTIN; encoded by the coding sequence ATGTCTTTTATTACATTAACTACTGATTTTGGAACAAAAGACCACTTTGTAGGGGCTGTAAAAGGAGCTATTTACAGTGAACTACCTGATGCTAAGATTGTTGACATTACACATCACATAACTCCTTTTAACATTACTGAAACTGCTTATATTTTAAAAAACACTTATAAAAGTTTTCCTGATAAAACGATACATATAGTAGGTGTAGATTCTGAATTAAGTGTAGATAACAAGCATATTGCTATTGAGTTAGATAATCATTATTTTATTTGTCCAGATAATGGATTAATAGCTATGATTGCTGCTGAAATAAAGCCTACTAAAATTGTTGAAATTAATATTCATAATCATATTGAAACTAGTTTTCCTGTATTAGATGTATTTGTACAAGTAGCATCGCATATTGCTCGAGGTGGTAGTTTAAATGTTATTGGAAAAGAAATAACATCCTATAAAGATAGTATTGAAATACGCCCGAAAGTTAACAAATTGCAGACTGTTATTATTGGCGGAATTATTTATATAGATAATTATGGTAATGTAATTACAAACATTAACAGAAAGCTTTTTAACACTATTGGTAAAGGGCGCGATTTTACTATTGTTGCAAGACGCTATACTTTTAAGAAAATTTACAATCGTTATAACGAAATTGTAGATTATTCGGTTCCTAAAGAAAAAAGAAGTTATGACGGTGGAAAATTAGCCATTTTTAATTCGGCTGGTTTTTTAGAAATTGCTATTTATAGAAGCAACTTAAATACCGTTGGTGGCGCTTCTACTTTATTAGGTTTAGCCTATAGAGATACCATTACGATTGAATTTGAAACCGCTGAAACCCCTGAATTTACCACTATAAATTAA
- a CDS encoding putative quinol monooxygenase translates to MFVRIVKMSFHSEKIEEFLANFNTKKEFIRNSPGCRLLELYRDKTNSDIFFTYSYWETEQDLENYRNSDLFKGVWAQTKILFNDKPLAWSVDKTISLQ, encoded by the coding sequence ATGTTTGTACGAATTGTAAAAATGAGCTTTCATTCAGAAAAAATTGAAGAATTTTTAGCTAATTTTAATACTAAAAAAGAGTTTATACGAAACTCACCTGGTTGCCGTTTATTAGAATTGTATAGAGATAAAACAAATTCTGATATCTTTTTTACCTATAGTTACTGGGAAACCGAACAAGATTTAGAAAATTACCGAAACTCCGATTTATTTAAAGGTGTTTGGGCACAAACAAAAATTTTATTTAATGACAAACCATTAGCTTGGAGTGTTGACAAAACCATAAGTTTACAATAA
- a CDS encoding GNAT family N-acetyltransferase: MNYPTTFPELSSERLTLRQLSFKDKRDIFKLRANKEVNKLITRETPKNLNDADAFIQTCLDEFEKGNRIFWAIEQKETYQMIGTIVFHNMNVASSYAEIGYELNPDYQKEGFMTEATEAVLAFGKNTLNLKTIEAFTHKDNNDSITLLEKHQFILGDDDLFGDNRVFSLNINQE; this comes from the coding sequence ATGAATTATCCTACTACATTCCCAGAGCTTTCTAGTGAAAGATTAACATTGCGTCAATTATCTTTTAAAGATAAAAGAGACATTTTTAAATTACGTGCTAACAAAGAGGTTAACAAATTAATTACAAGAGAAACTCCTAAAAACCTAAATGATGCCGATGCTTTTATTCAGACTTGTTTAGATGAGTTTGAAAAGGGAAACCGTATTTTTTGGGCAATAGAGCAAAAGGAAACCTATCAAATGATTGGAACAATTGTTTTTCATAATATGAATGTAGCAAGCAGTTATGCCGAAATTGGTTACGAGCTAAATCCTGATTATCAAAAAGAAGGTTTTATGACTGAAGCAACAGAAGCTGTTTTAGCGTTTGGAAAAAACACGTTGAATTTAAAAACTATTGAAGCTTTTACACATAAAGACAATAACGATTCTATTACGTTATTAGAAAAACATCAGTTTATTTTAGGCGATGATGATTTATTTGGAGACAATCGTGTTTTTAGTCTCAATATAAACCAAGAATAA
- the gldF gene encoding gliding motility-associated ABC transporter permease subunit GldF: MYSILKKEVNSFFSSPIAYLVIGVFLLVNGLFLWVFKDNFNVLNAGFADLNSFFYLTPWLFLFLIPAITMKSFADELNSGTIELLKTKPVTDWQIVLAKFFASLLLVCIALTPTLTYVYTVYVLGNPIGNLDIGSTVGSYLGLLFLAATYTSIGLFTSTLSKNQIVAFILSVFITFILFYGFDAVSSTLGNTIQQLGINEHFKSISRGVVDTRDVIYFCSVIFFFLFITKQQLKNE, encoded by the coding sequence ATGTATTCAATACTAAAAAAAGAAGTTAATTCATTTTTCTCTTCTCCAATAGCCTATTTGGTTATTGGAGTGTTTTTACTTGTAAACGGATTATTTTTATGGGTTTTTAAAGACAACTTTAATGTTTTAAACGCTGGTTTTGCAGATTTAAATTCTTTTTTTTATTTAACACCTTGGTTGTTTTTGTTTTTAATTCCTGCAATTACCATGAAAAGTTTTGCTGATGAGCTAAATAGTGGAACTATAGAGCTCTTAAAAACGAAACCCGTAACAGATTGGCAAATCGTATTAGCCAAATTCTTTGCTTCTTTACTTTTGGTATGTATTGCTTTAACACCTACTTTAACTTATGTATACACCGTTTATGTACTCGGAAACCCAATAGGTAATTTAGATATTGGTAGTACTGTTGGTTCCTATTTAGGCTTACTTTTTTTAGCCGCTACTTATACAAGTATTGGTTTATTTACATCTACGCTTTCTAAGAATCAAATTGTAGCTTTTATTTTAAGCGTTTTTATCACTTTTATATTATTCTACGGTTTTGACGCGGTAAGTAGCACTTTAGGTAATACGATACAACAATTAGGAATTAACGAGCATTTTAAAAGTATTAGTCGTGGTGTTGTTGACACCCGCGATGTCATTTACTTTTGTAGTGTTATTTTTTTCTTTTTATTCATCACCAAACAACAATTAAAAAATGAATAA
- the gldG gene encoding gliding motility-associated ABC transporter substrate-binding protein GldG — protein MNKKLQHIAFAFIGVLFINYLSNAVYKRFDLTQDKRYTISNVSATILDKIDNNVFINVYLEGEFPAEFKRLQTETLQFLEELKAIKPTIQFRFINPSVIRKRLIKRGMIPSQLTVEEDGKLSEAIIFPWAEIVVGKKTELVSLLPNSIAKTQESQLQNAIEKLEYSFANALNNITNDKQQKIAVISGNGELEDIHLYSLLSEIGKKYRLAKFTLDSVASNPEKTLKELTNFDLAIIAKPTERFTEQEKFTLDQFITNGGKSLWMVDTNYADTDSLYNEGKMLAFPRDLNLTDLLFSYQVRINNKLIQDLYAAKIPLATGNVGNQAQFQHLNWYYHPLVNGNPNHAISKNLAPVRFRFTTQIDTLKGNIKKTPLLVTSVLTKKVGTPNFVELQSIAKQPQEKEYNNGPQLLGVLLEGTFNSAYKNRTKPFNTSLFKQESKTNKMVVIADGDIAKNQILKGKPHDLSLDKWTGEQFGNKEFLINTIDYLLDDSGLIKLRNKTVNINLLDKQKAYAEKSFWQFINIGVPLALLALFGFVFNFLRRRKYSK, from the coding sequence ATGAATAAGAAACTACAACATATTGCTTTCGCATTTATAGGAGTATTATTTATAAATTACCTTTCTAATGCTGTTTACAAACGTTTTGATTTAACGCAAGATAAACGCTATACCATTTCTAATGTTAGCGCTACTATATTAGATAAAATAGATAATAACGTTTTTATTAACGTGTATTTAGAAGGTGAATTTCCTGCTGAGTTTAAGCGTTTACAAACAGAAACGCTTCAGTTTTTAGAAGAATTAAAAGCTATAAAGCCTACTATTCAGTTTCGTTTTATAAACCCTTCTGTTATTCGTAAACGTTTAATTAAACGAGGGATGATTCCTAGTCAACTAACTGTTGAAGAGGATGGAAAATTATCGGAAGCTATTATTTTTCCTTGGGCAGAAATTGTTGTTGGTAAAAAAACCGAGTTAGTTTCTTTATTACCTAACTCAATTGCTAAAACACAAGAAAGTCAATTACAAAATGCTATTGAAAAATTAGAATACTCTTTTGCTAATGCCTTAAATAATATTACCAACGACAAGCAACAAAAAATAGCTGTAATTTCTGGTAATGGTGAATTAGAGGATATTCATTTATATAGTTTATTAAGTGAAATTGGAAAAAAATATCGCTTAGCAAAATTTACGTTAGATAGTGTAGCTAGTAATCCAGAAAAGACATTAAAAGAGTTAACAAACTTCGATTTAGCTATTATTGCAAAACCTACTGAACGTTTTACTGAGCAAGAAAAATTTACTTTAGATCAGTTTATTACAAATGGCGGTAAAAGTTTATGGATGGTTGATACTAATTATGCTGATACCGATAGTTTATATAACGAAGGAAAAATGCTAGCTTTTCCTCGCGATTTAAATTTAACCGATTTATTATTTAGTTACCAAGTTCGTATAAATAATAAATTAATTCAAGATTTATATGCTGCTAAAATTCCATTAGCAACAGGTAATGTAGGCAACCAAGCACAGTTTCAACATTTAAACTGGTATTACCACCCGTTGGTAAATGGAAATCCTAATCATGCTATTAGCAAGAACCTTGCGCCTGTTCGTTTTCGTTTTACCACGCAAATTGATACTTTAAAAGGAAACATAAAAAAAACGCCTTTGTTAGTTACTTCTGTATTAACAAAAAAAGTAGGTACGCCTAATTTTGTTGAATTACAAAGTATTGCAAAGCAACCACAAGAAAAAGAGTATAATAATGGCCCTCAACTTTTAGGTGTATTGTTAGAAGGTACTTTTAATTCTGCTTATAAAAACAGAACGAAACCTTTTAATACTTCGCTTTTTAAACAAGAAAGCAAGACTAATAAAATGGTTGTTATTGCTGATGGAGACATTGCTAAGAATCAAATTTTAAAAGGAAAACCACACGATTTATCGCTTGATAAATGGACTGGAGAACAATTTGGTAATAAAGAATTTTTAATTAATACTATTGACTATTTATTGGATGACTCTGGCTTAATTAAGCTACGTAACAAAACGGTAAACATAAATTTATTAGATAAACAAAAAGCGTATGCCGAAAAAAGTTTTTGGCAATTTATAAATATTGGTGTTCCATTAGCATTACTTGCGCTCTTTGGTTTCGTTTTTAATTTTTTAAGAAGGAGAAAATATTCTAAGTAA